ATGGCTTATTTTTACTGTTATTCAAAAACTAAAGGGAGTTGGTGAATGAAATTTGCACCAGTCAATGTCAGATTCCAGACCTCTCTAACAAAGGTGCAACAAAGTTCATAGGTGAAACTTCAGATTTTATGGTTGAAAAACGTTTTTCTCACTCAAGCTCAGAGTGGAGCATGAACATTCTACCGTTGTTTTAAATGGGCACAAGAAGTTGCACAAAATGGACAATAACGGGGGGAAAAAGACAAGAGGTACGGATTTCCAGACTTAAGGCAGATAAGCAAGCAATAATAGTAGTGAGCAATAAACAGGATTTTAGGATTAATCATATTATTCATATATTTGATGTTAATTTATCAGAAATGTAGGTCGTTTCTACGTAGgttttgcttgttatgtagtggttctgtttTAGTCTAGCAAAAGAAACCGCTTCCAAGCACTGTTTCGATCTAGCTTCgcgcgccatcctatgtacttccgccaaaggattggctccactactaaaTGAAATGATATGGGATAGTTTCGATCAATATTGACGCAAATGGCAAATCTACTTCCAGACATTCCGTTTGTctcaactctgaattccatggcccTGAGCAAGTTCAACATTGGTCACTGATATGAGGACGTAGGAGAGTACTGGTCAGATGCTCCCTCCACCGTAAACAACTTGACAGCTATCAGATGGCTATTACTTCATGTGAGCAGTATAGCCTTCATATGAAATGTTGATGTTGATTACAGGACAATAGTGTGGGATGATGAGAAATAGGCCTAAGGGGGATACAAAAAATGATGCGGAGTTGGTATATGACCCATGGCTGGTTTCATACTTGTTTCCCCATGTAGAACGTGGCTGGAAAGAGACTGACACTGAGCATTGAcaccatttcaagctattcagCAGATGTGTGCAAATGGAAGAGCAAAAAAATAACTTGAAAAAATAGGGTGGCTCAAACTTTTGAATGGCaggtgtactgtaggctatataaacaTGTTCTTGCACCTGTGAACTGTGAACCATCTAACTCTACTTGTATAGCGACAATGAAGGACTTCTAAAACTACTTCTACGATGCAGTGAAATTGTAGAAAAAAAGAACTCAGGCGACAGCAGCCATGTAATGCACAGATGTTTTATTGTATTTTGTTAAGACCTCTGACTCTGATCCCAGGACAGTCAAATAGAAAAGTGGAGACTTGTAGGCAACAAAGGTGAAGCACACAGTCCACGATGACAAACCACATCCTGCCTAAAagtgtggggaggagagaggaaacaggGAAACATATTAGAGAGACGGAACCATTTTTGAAGAAGCAAAACTCCTCAGACAGGGATTGCCATGCCATGTAATGTGTCTGAACTATTACTGTTAACAATGACCAGgcctcaacataggcctacatgtattgtCTTGTTATGTCCTGCTTTCTCAAGTCTTGTCCAATGTCGGTGAGAATGAGCcacaccaaagacaattttctatttcatgtgttacagacaataaagctttatcttatcttgtcttatcttatcttatcttatatgtTTTAGCTGTGTACATAAGAAGGAAAACAAAATGTGACAGAGTTTTTACCTTCTCCTACCACCAGAATAATCTGGGGTAACTTCTTCTTCGGCTTCAGAATCATCATGCCATGGGTACTGGTCCTGCTGGCCCAGGGAATCCAGGGGCTCCAGGCAGTCCGGGACGTCCAGGCAGTCCAGGACGTAGGGGCTCCAGGGAAACCTGCAGGTCCAGGAGGTCCAGGGGGTCCAGGAGGGCCAGCAGGTCCAGGAGGACCGTCAGCAAAAGcctgggctgagagagagagagagatagaggtggcaTGCCGGTCATACGAATGAATGGTACATGTTATTTTGGAGGAGAGGAGTTAAAGAGGAAGATATATCTGCACAATTAATggaattgtgtgagtgtgtgtgtgaagatatgTGAACAAAATGGTGCGcctcaaaagagagaaagagaacatacCAGAGAGGCAAAGGAGGCAG
The Engraulis encrasicolus isolate BLACKSEA-1 chromosome 12, IST_EnEncr_1.0, whole genome shotgun sequence DNA segment above includes these coding regions:
- the LOC134460136 gene encoding collagen alpha-1(XVII) chain-like translates to MKMNLVVALCLLCLSAQAFADGPPGPAGPPGPPGPPGPAGFPGAPTSWTAWTSRTAWSPWIPWASRTSTHGMMILKPKKKLPQIILVVGEGRMWFVIVDCVLHLCCLQVSTFLFDCPGIRVRGLNKIQ